The nucleotide window CCTAACTTGAGCACGCCCATCGGTACCACGCCGGTCACCGACTTTGACCTCCGCCTGCTGCGGGTCTTCAAAACGATCGTCGAGGAGGGCGGCCTCAAGGCTGCTCAATCGGCACTCGGTGTCAGCCTGCCGACGATCAGTAAGCAGCTCTCCGATCTGGAGGCGCGCTTCGGTGCGCGGCTCTGTCAACGCGGGCCACGGCAATTCGAGCTGACGCCACAGGGCGAGATCATCTACAAGGCCGCGGCCGAGCTGTTTTCAGGGATCGAGCAATTCCAGCGAGAAGCGGATCAGGTCAGAGGCGGGCAACGCGGCGAGCTGCGCGTCGGGATCATCGACAACACGATTTCGGATCCGAATTGCCCCCTAGTTGCGGCCTTGCAGAGCCTGCAGGGAGCGGACCTTCACCTGAGGCTGGCCGTGCTCGACCCCGACACCGTACAGCAGCGCGTCGTTGAGGGACGACTCGATATCGGGCTGGTGCCGCTCTACAGAAAATGGCCCGGGCTGGAGTACCGGACGCTCTACGCCGAGCGGATGTATCTCTATTGCGGCCGCATGCACCCGCTTTTCGCGCGTGATAGCGAGCCGGATGAACGCGAACTGGCGACGCATGCCTTCGTGGAGCACGGCTACGTCGACGGCAGGGAACTGGAGGGTTTTGCCGCACCCGCTAAGACGGGGGCCACCGCCTGGCAGGTCGAGGCCGTGGCGATCCTGCTAATGACCGGGCGTTTCCTGGGCTACCTGCCGCAGCACTACGCCGCTCCCTTCGAGCGTCAGGGCAAGCTTAGGCGATTGCTCGCCGCGACGAGTGGGTATCAGTCGAGCGTCGCCGCCGTGTTCAAGGCAGGCGCGCAACAGTCGCGTCCGGTCAGGCGCCTGCTCTCAG belongs to Bosea sp. NBC_00550 and includes:
- a CDS encoding LysR family transcriptional regulator encodes the protein MSTPIGTTPVTDFDLRLLRVFKTIVEEGGLKAAQSALGVSLPTISKQLSDLEARFGARLCQRGPRQFELTPQGEIIYKAAAELFSGIEQFQREADQVRGGQRGELRVGIIDNTISDPNCPLVAALQSLQGADLHLRLAVLDPDTVQQRVVEGRLDIGLVPLYRKWPGLEYRTLYAERMYLYCGRMHPLFARDSEPDERELATHAFVEHGYVDGRELEGFAAPAKTGATAWQVEAVAILLMTGRFLGYLPQHYAAPFERQGKLRRLLAATSGYQSSVAAVFKAGAQQSRPVRRLLSALHDACSADHGARPATEPVRGGVTTGGAPQP